The genomic window AGGCTCCAGTCGTCGTACCGGGGCCGGTGCACCAGACACACCTCGACCCGCTCACCCGACCGGCGGAGCAGAACTCCACCGGCCGCACGTTCCACTCTCGTCATCAGATTTCTTCCGTGAATACTTCGTTCTTCAAGCCGGCGGGGATTCGAAACGCTCCTGTTGGTAGCGGTAGGACCAGCCGTCGCCGCGTTGCAGCAGCCGGACATGGCGGTGGTGGATTCCCTGGACGAGTCCCATTGCCGTACGGATGTTGAACCTGCCGGATGAGCGCACCGCGACGCGGCCCGCGTGTTCACCGTGCTGATAGCCGCGACCTTGCACCTGCGGATCGGCGAGCAGTTGAGTGTCGAATGCGACGTGTTCCACGTGCACCGCGGTGACCGGAGCCCACCTCCGGAGCCGGTTGATCCAGGACATGGTCGTCTCGATCCGGTGCCGCAACGACGGAGGCAGCCAACCTGCCGGTCGTCGGCGGTTGTCGAACCGCGGTGCCCGGTACCTGAGATTCCGCGTCCGGCGACCTCGGCGCAGCGCGGCCCGTGCGGTGAGTCTGTCGCGTATCTGACCGCCTCGATGCTGGACCCCGATGCTGTAGGCACCGGTGCGGACCACCACCGGCTCGGGCCCGGTCTCGTCGGATCGGCTGGTGAAGACGCTGATCCCGGTGTACCGCGATCCGGGATCGACTCCGGCCTCTACGCCCGGCACGACCGATTCGTCGCGGCCACGATCGCGCAGCCGGATGACGAAAGGGGTCCGGCGGTGCACGGCTGCCCGCCCAGCACGCAACAACTGGCGGGCGCGAGCCGGAGCGCATGGCTGGAGTGCCTTTCCGGCCTGGTCCAGTACAAAGACCCGCGACTCTTTCAACCTCTGTTGCTGGGCGTTACCGCCCGCTCCCGACACGGTTTCCACCGTGCCGGGGTGACGCCGCTGTGCCGGAACCGGAACAGCGGTCTCCCCTCGCCCATGTTGAACACCGGTTTGCCCCACCACAACGATGGGACGTCGCGATCCCGTTTCGTCCCGACCCGACGGGTTGTCTGCTGACCGCGATTCCAGAGGACCGGGCTGAGGAAGCACCCGGCCGTGGGCCGACTCACCTGTGTTCAACGTAGTTCACCTCATTCCAAGGCTCACTCGGGCTGGTCACACACGCTATGACCGACCGGGCTCTCCGGGGCGACCCCGACAAGCCCGTTCGTTCATAGCCGGGCTGGTTACTTCTTCCCGATGATTCGCCGGAGCATGGCCGCCTGCAGGTGGACCTGGGGGCGGCCGGGGTTGCCCTGGTTACGGTGCCAGATGCCGTCGCCGTCCAGGTCCCAGCCCTCGGTGTGTTCGCCCATCGAGAGTTCCAGGACGTGCCGCATCTCCTCGCGGGCCGACAGGAGGGTCACCTTGACCAGGGCCTCCACCCGGCGGTCCAGGTTGCGGTGCATCATGTCGGCGGAACCCATCCAGTACTCCGAGTCGGCGCCGGGGCCGAACCGGAACACCCGCGAGTGCTCCAGGAACCGGCCGACGATCGAGCGGACCCGGATGTTCTCGGACAGGCCCGGGATCCCGGGGCGCAGCGCGCACATCCCCCGGATGACCAGGTCCACCTTGACCCCGTCCTGCGAGGCACGGTAAAGCGCGTCGATCGTCTTCTCGTCGACCAGCGAGTTCACCTTGAACTGGACCAGCGCCTCGCCGCCCTCACGGGCGATCCGGGCCTGCTCCTCGACTCGTTCCAGCAGACCCTTGCGGACGCCGTGCGGGGCCACCAGCAGACGGCGGAACGTGGTCTGGCGGCTGTACCCGGTCAGCACGTTGAACAGGTCGGTGACGTCCGCGCCCACTTCGGGGTCGGCGGTCAGCATGCCGAAGTCCTCGTAGAGCCGAGCCGTCTTCGGGTGGTAGTTGCCGGTGCCGATGTGGCAGTAGCGCCGGATCTGGTGACCCTCCTGACGTACCACCAGGGAGGTCTTGCAGTGGGTCTTGAGACCGACCAGGCCGTAGACCACGTGGCAGCCGGCCCGCTCCAGGGTCCGCGCCCAGGCGATGTTGGCCACCTCGTCGAAGCGGGCCTTCACCTCGACCAGCACCACCACCTGCTTGCCCGCCGCGGCCGCGTCGACGAGCGCGTCGACGATCGGTGAGTCACCGGAGGTGCGGTAGAGCGTCTGCTTGATCGCCAGCACGTTGGGGTCGGCAGCGGCCTGCTCGATGAACCGCTGCACACTCGTGGAGAACGAGTGGTACGGGTGGTGGACCAGGATGTCCGACTCGCGCAGCCGGTTGAAGACACTGCGCGGGACTTCGCCGTCGGCCAGGTGCGGGTGGGTCGCCGGGACGAACGGGCGGTCCTTCAGGTCGTCGCGGTCACACTCGCCGAAGACCTGCCACAGGGACGACAGGTCCAGCAGGCCGGGCACCCGCAGCACCTCCTGACCGTCCATGTCGAGTTCGCGGACCAGCAGGTCGAGCACGTGATCGCTGATCGAGGCGGCGACCTCCAGGCGCACCGGCGGGCCGAACCGGCGCTGCGCCAGCTCCCGCTCCAGGGCCTGCAGCAGGTCCTCGTCGCGGTCCTCGTCGACTTCCAGTTCGGCGTTGCGGGTCACCCGGAACAGGTGCCACTCCAGGATCTGCATGCCGGGGAAGAGCTGGTTGAGGTGGACCGCGATCAGTTCCTCGACCGGCAGGAAACGCACGCCGCGACTGTCGTTCTGCACGGTCACGAAGCGGTGCACGTTGTTCGGCACCTTGACCCGGGCGAACAGTTCAGGGGAGTCGCCGTCCGGGTAGCGCAGGGCGACGGCCAGGTTCAAGGACTTGCTGGAGATGTACGGGAAGGGGTGCGCCGGGTCGACGGCCAGCGGCGTCAGCACCGGGAACACCTGCTCGCGGAAGAAGGTGCGCAACCGGCCCTGCTCGGCGGCGTTCAGCTCCTTCCACGACACCAGTTCGATGCTCTCCGCCGCCAGTTTCGGCCGCACCTCGTCGGCGAAACAGGCCGCGTGCCGGGTCACCAGGTCGACGGTGCGCGCGCTGATCATCTCGATCTGGTGGCGCAGCGGGGACCGGTCACCGCCGCGCATCGGCAGGCCGGCGCTCAACCGCCGTTTCAGGCCGGCCACCCGGACCATGTAGAACTCGTCCAGGTTGCTCGCGAAGATCGCCAGGAATTTCGCCCGCTCCAGCAGCGGGGACCCCGGGTCCTCGGCCAGGGCCAGCACTCGGGCGTTGAAGTCGAGCCAGGACAGCTCCCGGTTGAAGAACCGGTCCTCCGGCAGCAGATAGCCGGGCTCGCTGGCTGTCTCGTCGTCATCCTCGTCGTCGTCATCGACGAGACCGGCGACTATGTCACGCGCGGTGAACTCGGTGGCCTCGCGCTCCGCCTCGACGGGTGTGCTCACCGTCTCGGGATCGATCTCGGCCGGCAGATCTGCCCCGGCTTGCTGCTCCAACACTTCCTCCGCCTGATCCGAACTGACTTCCGGTAGCTCCGGCCTGGGTAGAAAGCGGCCGTTGGGGCCGCGCCGGCGGTTCTCGGGGGTCCGGGGCGGAGTCTGCATGGGTCCATCATCGCCGTTTCCGGAGAAACGTGAAACGAACTACCGGATGATCACTTCAAGCTACTCCGGGAATCAACACCCGACAAACCACCCCGGTCGCGTCCGATTCGACCGTGACGCGCTGACCGAGCCGGAGAAGCCGCAGGCCGGAGCGACCGAAGGCCTCCGCGCCGAACTCCAGTGGGGTGCCGTCGTCGAGCAGTAGCGAACCACTGCGGGTGTCCGGGTCGAAAGTCGCGATCGTGCCCTGCATGAAGCTCACGCTACCGGGGTTCGCGCGGTTACGCGGCCGGGGCGCATTCCGGGGTCAGCCCGAGGTCCCGCAGCAGGCCGCAGGTATGCCGGCCGGCACCCAGGGTGAGCACGGTGTCGAGGTCGGCGGCGGTGTCCACGTCCTGCCGCAGGCCGGGCCAGTCGCCGCGCAGCGCCACCGCGCCGGAACCGGCGTGTGCCGCCGCCGACGGCCCGCCGAACCGGGGGTCGAGCGGCTGCCGGGGCGGGGCCGCCAGCAGGACCGTGCCGATCCCGGCGGCGTCCGGCACGAAACTACGGCCGGCCACCCGGGACAGCACGTCGTCGAGTTGGTCCGGGCGCAGGGCCGGCAGATCACCAGCGAGCACCACCCGGTACGCCGCCAGACCGGCCGCCTCGTCCGCACCGAACCGCATCGCTGCGTTCAGCCCGCCACCCGGGTCGGGCGCCACCCGGGCACCGATTTCCCGCACCGCCGCGCCGACCTCGGGATCGTCGGTGACCACCAGCAGCCCGGCCACCGTGTCGGCGGCGAGAACCGCGGCCGCGGTGTCCCGCACCATGGCCAGGGCCAGTTCCGGATGGCGGTCGACGGGCACGGCGCCGCGCAGCCGTGTCTTCGCCGCCTCCAGCCGCTTCACCGGGATGATCGCCGTCCACATACGCACCGGACCATCCTGCCCCAGTGATCGGGCCGGGCGTGCCCTTCGGTTCCGTGATTCCGAAGACCCCTGCCTGGTACACCGGGAGTCGAGCGGGCATGATTTCGTCGCAGGTGGAGAAGGGGAGGCGGCGTGGCCCGGTTCAGGATCGGCTTCTGGCAGCGTGTCGTGGTGATGATGGTCGTCTCGATCACGACGCCTCTGACCCGTAAGACGTGGCTGCGGACCGACGACGTCCCGGCCACCGGCCCGGTGATCCTGGTCCCTAATCACGTGTCGCATTTCGATCCGCTGGTGGTCGCCCACTACGTCTACGGCACCGGTCGCTGGCCGCGGTTCCTCGGCAAGGCCAGTGTGTGGAAGGTCCCGATCATCGGGTTCCTGCTCGTCAAGGCCCGGCAGATCCCGGTCGAACGGGGCAGTGTGGATGCGGTGAAGTCCCTGGACACCCTGGTCGACGCGTTGCGGGAGGGCGGTGCCGTGGTGATCTACCCGGAGGGCACCACCACCCGGCACCCCGATCTGTGGCCGATGCGGGGCAAGACCGGTGCGGCCCGGCTCGCGCTGCTCACCGGGGCCCCGGTGGTGCCGATCGCGAACTGGGGCGCGCAGGCGATCTTCGATCCGCGTACCAACAGGCTGAAGTTGCGCAGGTCGCCCGTCACCGTGACGACCGGGCGACCGGTCGACCTCAGTCGCTGGGCCGGTCTCGAACCGACCCGGCAAGTGCTGGCGGAGATGACCGAGGCGATCATGTTGAATGTCCGGGACCTTCTGGGCGAGATCCGCGACGGCGAACCGCCGGCGCTCTACGACCGGCCCGTGAACAGGGCCATTACCTCGGAGGAAGCGCCATGAAGGCGTCCGTCATCGGTTCCGGAGCATGGGGCACCGCGTTTGCGAAGGTGCTCGGCGACGCCGGGTCGGACGTGACCATCTGGGCGCGGCGGGAGGCGGTCGCCACCGAGATCCGGGACCGGCACGGCAACGAGGGCTCCCTTCCGGGGGTACGCCTGGCGAAGAGCGTGACCGGCACCACCGATCTGGCCGAGGCCGTCGACGGGGCCGAGCTGATCGCGATCGCCGTCCCGTCGCAGACCCTGCGCGGCAACCTCGCCGA from Actinoplanes derwentensis includes these protein-coding regions:
- the iscB gene encoding RNA-guided endonuclease IscB encodes the protein MLPQPGPLESRSADNPSGRDETGSRRPIVVVGQTGVQHGRGETAVPVPAQRRHPGTVETVSGAGGNAQQQRLKESRVFVLDQAGKALQPCAPARARQLLRAGRAAVHRRTPFVIRLRDRGRDESVVPGVEAGVDPGSRYTGISVFTSRSDETGPEPVVVRTGAYSIGVQHRGGQIRDRLTARAALRRGRRTRNLRYRAPRFDNRRRPAGWLPPSLRHRIETTMSWINRLRRWAPVTAVHVEHVAFDTQLLADPQVQGRGYQHGEHAGRVAVRSSGRFNIRTAMGLVQGIHHRHVRLLQRGDGWSYRYQQERFESPPA
- a CDS encoding RNA degradosome polyphosphate kinase — encoded protein: MQTPPRTPENRRRGPNGRFLPRPELPEVSSDQAEEVLEQQAGADLPAEIDPETVSTPVEAEREATEFTARDIVAGLVDDDDEDDDETASEPGYLLPEDRFFNRELSWLDFNARVLALAEDPGSPLLERAKFLAIFASNLDEFYMVRVAGLKRRLSAGLPMRGGDRSPLRHQIEMISARTVDLVTRHAACFADEVRPKLAAESIELVSWKELNAAEQGRLRTFFREQVFPVLTPLAVDPAHPFPYISSKSLNLAVALRYPDGDSPELFARVKVPNNVHRFVTVQNDSRGVRFLPVEELIAVHLNQLFPGMQILEWHLFRVTRNAELEVDEDRDEDLLQALERELAQRRFGPPVRLEVAASISDHVLDLLVRELDMDGQEVLRVPGLLDLSSLWQVFGECDRDDLKDRPFVPATHPHLADGEVPRSVFNRLRESDILVHHPYHSFSTSVQRFIEQAAADPNVLAIKQTLYRTSGDSPIVDALVDAAAAGKQVVVLVEVKARFDEVANIAWARTLERAGCHVVYGLVGLKTHCKTSLVVRQEGHQIRRYCHIGTGNYHPKTARLYEDFGMLTADPEVGADVTDLFNVLTGYSRQTTFRRLLVAPHGVRKGLLERVEEQARIAREGGEALVQFKVNSLVDEKTIDALYRASQDGVKVDLVIRGMCALRPGIPGLSENIRVRSIVGRFLEHSRVFRFGPGADSEYWMGSADMMHRNLDRRVEALVKVTLLSAREEMRHVLELSMGEHTEGWDLDGDGIWHRNQGNPGRPQVHLQAAMLRRIIGKK
- a CDS encoding cold-shock protein — its product is MQGTIATFDPDTRSGSLLLDDGTPLEFGAEAFGRSGLRLLRLGQRVTVESDATGVVCRVLIPGVA
- the cofC gene encoding 2-phospho-L-lactate guanylyltransferase, whose amino-acid sequence is MWTAIIPVKRLEAAKTRLRGAVPVDRHPELALAMVRDTAAAVLAADTVAGLLVVTDDPEVGAAVREIGARVAPDPGGGLNAAMRFGADEAAGLAAYRVVLAGDLPALRPDQLDDVLSRVAGRSFVPDAAGIGTVLLAAPPRQPLDPRFGGPSAAAHAGSGAVALRGDWPGLRQDVDTAADLDTVLTLGAGRHTCGLLRDLGLTPECAPAA
- a CDS encoding lysophospholipid acyltransferase family protein, yielding MARFRIGFWQRVVVMMVVSITTPLTRKTWLRTDDVPATGPVILVPNHVSHFDPLVVAHYVYGTGRWPRFLGKASVWKVPIIGFLLVKARQIPVERGSVDAVKSLDTLVDALREGGAVVIYPEGTTTRHPDLWPMRGKTGAARLALLTGAPVVPIANWGAQAIFDPRTNRLKLRRSPVTVTTGRPVDLSRWAGLEPTRQVLAEMTEAIMLNVRDLLGEIRDGEPPALYDRPVNRAITSEEAP